From Microcystis aeruginosa NIES-2549, a single genomic window includes:
- a CDS encoding peptidylprolyl isomerase → MKIKTRLWEWGKFFLKSGASIALALFLILSLFTVKGTAPALAVLAQGDAVTDPTAILRNALPIDNKPIRQVQQSIEDIAKHLRAKRWSPIKKDVKDANYALSTKSKAILDSVPEASKSQGEELIEKLKTGVAALDTAVEAKDKEAVWSTRRELLNNITALEELMVVGFPFNVPPEYANLPQLRGRATIEMQTTKGDLTIVVDGYSAPINGGNFVDLVQRGFYDGLPFIRSEDNFVVQTGDPVGAEEGFIDPKTKQYRSIPLEILIKGEEEPVYGNTLEELGIYLPSLALPFNAFGALALARPDTNPNGGSSQFFFFKFDNELTPPGFNLMDGRYSVFGYLVQGKEVLEELTDQDKIITAKVVYGLNNLVQPS, encoded by the coding sequence ATGAAAATAAAGACAAGATTATGGGAATGGGGCAAATTTTTCTTAAAAAGCGGTGCTAGTATCGCCCTAGCACTATTTTTAATCTTAAGTCTGTTCACGGTTAAGGGGACTGCCCCTGCTTTAGCTGTGCTTGCTCAGGGTGATGCGGTAACGGATCCCACCGCTATTTTACGCAATGCCTTACCCATAGATAATAAACCAATTCGTCAAGTGCAACAATCGATCGAAGATATTGCCAAACATCTGCGGGCCAAGCGTTGGAGTCCGATTAAAAAAGATGTCAAGGATGCCAATTATGCCCTTTCTACCAAAAGCAAGGCTATCTTAGATAGTGTTCCCGAAGCAAGTAAAAGCCAAGGAGAGGAATTAATCGAAAAACTCAAAACGGGAGTGGCAGCCCTCGATACGGCCGTAGAAGCGAAGGATAAAGAGGCAGTTTGGTCAACCAGACGAGAATTGCTCAATAATATCACCGCTTTAGAAGAATTAATGGTGGTGGGTTTTCCCTTTAACGTTCCCCCGGAATACGCTAACTTGCCGCAATTGCGAGGACGTGCCACCATAGAGATGCAGACCACCAAAGGAGATTTAACCATCGTTGTGGATGGTTACAGCGCTCCGATTAATGGGGGTAACTTTGTGGATTTAGTCCAACGGGGTTTTTATGACGGTTTACCCTTTATTCGCAGCGAAGATAATTTCGTTGTGCAAACTGGGGATCCCGTCGGTGCAGAAGAGGGGTTTATTGACCCGAAAACTAAACAATATCGCTCTATTCCCTTAGAAATTTTGATTAAAGGGGAAGAAGAACCAGTTTATGGCAACACTCTCGAAGAATTAGGGATTTACTTACCCAGTCTCGCCTTGCCTTTTAACGCTTTTGGTGCATTGGCCTTGGCGCGTCCGGATACTAATCCTAACGGAGGTTCCTCGCAATTCTTTTTCTTTAAATTCGATAATGAATTAACTCCTCCGGGGTTTAATCTCATGGATGGTCGTTATTCGGTTTTTGGCTATTTAGTCCAGGGAAAAGAGGTGTTAGAAGAACTTACCGATCAGGATAAGATTATCACCGCTAAAGTAGTTTATGGCTTAAATAATCTCGTCCAACCTAGCTAG
- a CDS encoding FkbM family methyltransferase: MLTSYQELQKELSLSLQDLNSFADKFQESYDIIVSANEINENHGVGVLLKRIFPDTSGIVSLRTTNLYGGEHHFGVQNFCLDVRGCSYAEILVKIQKLFVYTKPRRVLVIPYFTEDFYVGAAIKSLFQVPVCTYLMDDQNVYVRAVADGIVKQLIDNSDLVLGISKPLCQAYSKKYERKIWFVPPLVESHLMPPEITAPDSMARGILIGNIWSQTWLENLRQLCRESQIKLDWYGNPNRQWLQFQEAELEQDGIFFKGYCSQDALIYYLRQAPFAIVPTASSENEQDRPEFACLSLPSRIPFITAVANTPIIIVGREDSAAAQFVKEFDLGTVCDYKAQSLLTEIEKLRIESNQLRLRYSSQKLAKSLKADHFDDWLWRSLEQGKPIDNRFEQFEKNSLKCSVIVTASEVNQSHGTGALVRRIFPDDSEIISIRSDNHYGGEQQFGVLSFHLDHKKMSRPAIFQSILQTLGHHQVQKVFCVPYYASDILTSIAIKELFNVPLATYIMDDQNICVQEISDALMGEFLSKCSVRFATHPELRDAYENKYGYKFWLLPAIVPHRLINSEVAEVSPQRCQEKWGALLGSIWSPQWFQSLLESIQGAGIKLDWYGNSNYYWLKESAAELEKWGLYSQGLYPEEQLGQQLQAYPFVIVPTGTMDERDDRTELSRLSLPGRIIFNLATANTPVILLGSNKTSAANFINRFQIGVVCDYTPESLAAAVDYVLNPENQQRMRENAVKVAAKFSDQDINNWVWQSLEKEQASDDRFEAILPRSPIDAVPFIEPPVPKKIYKDYVPVYQVMRRLQGQGYQPDFVIDVGASHGIWSFTVSQLFPEARYLLIDPLTSQYEQFARDYFIGNIPVAELLEVAVSNEEGRLNLQVSADFYCSSLLNPADLRDYQPLEVVVTTIDRIAAEQQISGRGILKIDVQYAEHLVLEGAQAFLPQVDLIIAELSVIRYDEKSLVISEMIDWLDRLGFRYYDETGEWRSPIDGTLLQKEIVFIRQDLLVPETNREINQFPSKP, encoded by the coding sequence ATGCTCACCTCTTATCAGGAACTACAAAAAGAACTTAGTTTGTCGTTACAAGACTTAAATAGTTTTGCCGACAAATTCCAGGAAAGTTATGATATTATAGTGTCTGCAAACGAAATCAATGAGAATCATGGTGTCGGGGTTCTTTTAAAGAGAATTTTCCCTGATACCAGTGGGATAGTCTCCTTACGAACCACTAATCTCTACGGAGGGGAGCATCATTTTGGCGTTCAGAATTTTTGCCTAGATGTGCGCGGTTGTTCCTACGCAGAAATATTAGTAAAAATTCAAAAATTATTTGTTTATACAAAACCAAGAAGAGTTTTAGTAATCCCATATTTTACCGAGGATTTTTATGTAGGGGCGGCGATTAAATCTCTCTTTCAAGTCCCAGTTTGTACCTACTTGATGGATGATCAGAACGTCTATGTCAGGGCTGTGGCCGATGGCATTGTTAAGCAATTAATAGATAATAGTGATCTAGTTTTAGGTATTTCTAAGCCCCTGTGCCAAGCCTATAGTAAAAAATACGAAAGGAAAATTTGGTTTGTACCGCCTCTAGTAGAAAGTCATTTAATGCCACCAGAAATTACCGCCCCCGATTCTATGGCAAGAGGGATTTTGATCGGTAATATCTGGTCTCAGACTTGGCTAGAAAATCTCAGGCAATTATGTCGAGAATCCCAGATCAAATTAGATTGGTATGGCAATCCTAATCGTCAATGGTTGCAATTCCAAGAAGCAGAGTTAGAACAAGATGGTATCTTCTTTAAAGGTTACTGCAGCCAAGATGCTCTCATCTACTACTTACGTCAAGCACCTTTTGCAATCGTTCCCACCGCCAGTTCTGAAAACGAGCAAGATCGTCCCGAATTCGCCTGTTTGAGTTTGCCTTCCCGTATTCCCTTTATTACCGCCGTTGCTAATACTCCGATCATTATTGTTGGTCGTGAAGATAGTGCCGCCGCTCAGTTCGTCAAAGAATTCGACCTAGGAACTGTCTGTGATTATAAAGCTCAAAGCTTATTAACAGAAATAGAGAAACTGCGAATAGAAAGCAATCAACTGCGGCTCCGTTATTCCAGTCAAAAATTAGCCAAAAGCTTAAAAGCCGATCATTTTGATGATTGGCTCTGGAGATCGTTAGAACAGGGAAAACCCATCGATAATCGCTTTGAACAATTCGAGAAAAATAGCCTTAAGTGCAGTGTGATCGTCACCGCTAGTGAAGTCAATCAAAGTCACGGGACAGGAGCTTTGGTCAGAAGAATCTTTCCCGATGATAGCGAGATTATTTCCATCCGTTCCGATAATCACTATGGTGGTGAACAACAATTCGGGGTCTTAAGCTTCCACCTTGACCATAAGAAAATGTCGCGACCGGCGATATTTCAATCAATTCTCCAAACTCTCGGACACCATCAAGTCCAAAAAGTTTTTTGTGTCCCCTACTATGCCAGCGATATTCTGACATCGATCGCTATTAAGGAATTATTTAATGTTCCCCTTGCCACCTACATCATGGACGATCAGAATATCTGCGTTCAGGAGATATCTGATGCTTTGATGGGGGAGTTTTTAAGCAAATGTTCCGTTCGTTTTGCCACCCATCCCGAACTCCGCGACGCTTACGAGAATAAGTACGGCTACAAATTTTGGCTCCTACCGGCGATCGTTCCCCACCGTCTCATTAATAGTGAAGTTGCCGAAGTTTCTCCCCAACGCTGTCAAGAAAAATGGGGAGCTTTATTAGGGAGTATTTGGAGTCCCCAATGGTTCCAATCTCTTTTAGAGAGTATTCAAGGAGCAGGAATTAAACTAGATTGGTATGGCAATTCTAACTATTATTGGCTCAAAGAATCTGCCGCAGAATTAGAAAAATGGGGACTTTATAGCCAAGGACTTTATCCCGAAGAACAACTAGGACAACAACTACAAGCATATCCCTTTGTTATTGTTCCCACGGGGACCATGGACGAAAGAGATGATCGGACAGAATTGTCTCGCCTTAGTTTACCCGGCCGGATTATTTTTAACCTTGCCACCGCTAACACCCCGGTAATTCTTTTAGGCAGTAATAAAACCTCGGCGGCTAACTTTATTAATCGCTTTCAAATCGGGGTGGTTTGTGATTATACACCCGAAAGTTTGGCAGCAGCCGTGGACTACGTTCTTAACCCAGAAAATCAGCAAAGAATGCGAGAAAATGCCGTTAAAGTAGCGGCAAAATTCTCCGATCAAGATATTAACAATTGGGTGTGGCAGTCCCTAGAAAAAGAACAGGCGTCCGATGACAGATTTGAAGCGATTTTACCTCGATCGCCGATAGATGCCGTGCCTTTTATTGAGCCACCTGTCCCCAAAAAGATTTATAAAGATTATGTGCCAGTTTATCAAGTGATGCGTCGTCTGCAAGGCCAGGGTTATCAACCGGATTTCGTTATTGATGTCGGTGCCTCCCACGGCATCTGGTCTTTTACCGTTAGTCAATTATTCCCTGAAGCTCGTTATCTTCTCATCGATCCCTTGACTTCCCAATATGAGCAGTTCGCTAGAGATTATTTTATCGGCAATATCCCCGTGGCAGAATTGTTGGAAGTGGCGGTTTCCAATGAAGAAGGACGTTTAAATTTGCAAGTTTCTGCCGATTTTTACTGTAGTTCCCTGCTTAATCCCGCCGATTTGAGAGACTATCAGCCGTTGGAAGTGGTTGTCACTACTATTGATCGGATCGCCGCAGAGCAGCAGATTTCCGGGCGTGGCATTCTCAAAATAGATGTTCAATACGCCGAACATCTTGTCTTAGAAGGAGCGCAAGCATTTCTCCCCCAAGTAGATTTGATTATCGCCGAACTATCCGTGATCCGATACGATGAGAAATCTCTAGTTATTAGTGAAATGATTGATTGGTTAGACCGGTTGGGATTTCGCTATTATGACGAAACGGGAGAATGGCGATCGCCAATAGATGGAACTCTCTTGCAAAAGGAAATCGTCTTTATCCGTCAGGATCTATTAGTTCCCGAAACTAACCGAGAAATTAATCAATTTCCCTCTAAACCTTGA
- a CDS encoding FkbM family methyltransferase: MMKQLLAKNKIVRRVKAVKDLFLEKLDLLSHVQLEQIQKLEKLEKLNQLDPLDFKVEQLNNSTEQIRQENAETKRKADLSLENQAFLLKFSVDIIKNMQVLTEKIQTNHSQSQKQHESTLDTFQKIASDVRLDSQKIASDVRQDSQKHSDLILDSFQRIYEAYQQQSDAIFGTVQKIQENLHQISEDNRQIFEDIHSQKYKVITDQQYFQDLDIELMTYLYSYLPHRLALDIGANRGDVSSRLLQAGYQVYAFEPFPPVIDKLKNRLGDHPNFRLFPFALGSENQTQELNIATDETADNTYQDASFYSSLTKHSLSEGLVFTDTIPVTVKTLASLHDGEELPKDIGLVKIDTEGFDLEVIKGMGNYRYPVVVAEFWDKNFPFGRSGAMNQLPDLVKAMKERDYHWHLVIYRIWGSSDVSYYCNSAYSLDNSWGNVFFFKDYQVFHQALLWSASVMPATYFSA, from the coding sequence ATGATGAAACAATTATTAGCCAAAAATAAAATAGTTCGGCGAGTTAAAGCAGTCAAAGATTTATTTTTAGAAAAACTTGATTTACTCAGTCATGTCCAACTTGAACAAATCCAAAAACTGGAAAAACTGGAGAAACTTAATCAGCTTGATCCCTTAGATTTTAAGGTTGAGCAACTCAATAACTCCACGGAGCAAATCCGACAAGAAAATGCAGAAACCAAGCGAAAGGCTGATTTATCACTGGAAAATCAAGCCTTTTTGCTCAAGTTTTCCGTCGATATAATTAAAAATATGCAAGTATTGACGGAAAAAATCCAGACAAATCACAGCCAATCTCAAAAACAGCACGAATCAACTCTGGACACTTTCCAAAAAATAGCCAGCGATGTGCGATTAGACTCCCAAAAAATAGCCAGCGATGTGCGACAAGACTCCCAAAAACATAGTGATTTAATTCTCGATTCTTTCCAGAGAATTTATGAAGCTTACCAACAGCAAAGCGATGCTATTTTTGGAACCGTACAGAAAATACAAGAAAATCTCCATCAAATCAGCGAAGATAACCGCCAAATCTTTGAAGATATTCACTCTCAAAAATATAAAGTCATTACCGATCAACAATATTTCCAAGATCTAGACATCGAATTAATGACTTATTTATATTCCTATCTTCCCCATCGTCTAGCATTAGATATTGGTGCTAATCGTGGCGATGTTTCTAGTCGTCTCCTACAAGCTGGTTATCAAGTTTATGCCTTTGAACCTTTTCCTCCCGTCATCGATAAGCTGAAAAATCGCCTCGGTGATCATCCTAACTTTCGGCTTTTTCCCTTTGCTCTCGGTTCCGAAAATCAAACCCAAGAACTGAATATAGCCACGGATGAAACCGCCGACAACACCTATCAAGATGCCAGCTTTTATAGCAGTCTAACCAAGCATTCTCTTTCCGAAGGTTTAGTATTTACCGATACTATTCCCGTCACCGTTAAAACCCTAGCCAGCCTCCACGATGGCGAGGAATTACCTAAAGATATTGGTTTAGTTAAAATTGACACAGAAGGCTTTGATTTAGAAGTAATCAAAGGTATGGGCAACTATCGTTATCCCGTGGTAGTTGCGGAATTTTGGGATAAAAATTTCCCCTTTGGTCGTTCGGGAGCGATGAATCAATTACCAGATTTAGTCAAGGCCATGAAAGAAAGAGATTATCATTGGCATCTAGTTATCTATCGTATTTGGGGAAGTTCCGACGTTAGTTATTACTGTAATTCTGCATATTCCCTCGATAATTCTTGGGGCAATGTTTTCTTTTTCAAAGATTATCAGGTCTTCCATCAAGCCTTACTTTGGTCTGCTTCTGTTATGCCAGCTACCTACTTTTCTGCTTAG
- a CDS encoding glycosyltransferase family 39 protein yields the protein MKKNISLSSEILILIGLGIAFLLVGIFFGPRLQPVWIDEVALTEPAANLALYDSFTSAAWWHQNAQEFHVGVSFLYTFLLALWIKVLGFSIEKVRLFNYVLMLLSITVIWLFIKNLPLIKFSWLRIILVVSCLLPAGITFIYTSGRYDTSCIFLSALVLGAFLIKDAKIRWLTMTIIGFFFPLSGLSAVAFAIIFGVILLLFNFQRFFREFVALIGGFILGMLFLYALYSTNGVWDDFVGMTLGQIADNANRNRSVIDIIFSKVSKLFDQKDYVCRGCSGDLSFPPLSVLLMILIFYELLTKSFQWRSPSFFALITVITIPTTMCFLGKYPLYYSWMSMFPLIICICWSFNNILEKNTGKIQTTIISIAFLVLLFYANLLGLPYRAQITLQQWENNDYTKVQNFLDNKINHEEHIYADFQAFYALKSRGKRVYFPLYNGQMTPEDRDNLSLIVIDPRASARAPWNPGLAEIVGDSLPQWYDTGEQLDTGTYGMKLYRKR from the coding sequence ATGAAAAAAAATATATCCTTAAGCAGTGAAATTTTGATTCTCATCGGTTTGGGAATTGCTTTTTTGCTAGTAGGCATATTCTTTGGACCTAGATTACAACCCGTGTGGATAGATGAAGTAGCATTGACAGAACCAGCAGCCAATCTAGCTTTATACGACAGTTTTACCTCGGCTGCTTGGTGGCATCAAAATGCTCAAGAGTTCCATGTTGGCGTTTCTTTTCTTTATACATTTTTGCTGGCTTTATGGATAAAAGTTTTGGGATTTAGTATTGAAAAAGTTAGGCTTTTTAATTATGTGTTAATGCTTCTTAGCATCACTGTAATCTGGTTATTCATCAAGAACTTGCCTTTAATTAAGTTTTCTTGGCTAAGAATCATCCTAGTGGTTAGTTGTCTTTTGCCAGCAGGAATTACCTTTATTTATACATCGGGAAGGTACGACACTTCCTGCATTTTCTTATCAGCACTGGTTTTGGGAGCTTTTTTAATAAAAGATGCTAAAATCCGATGGCTTACTATGACAATTATTGGATTTTTCTTTCCCCTTTCCGGATTGTCAGCAGTGGCCTTTGCCATAATTTTTGGCGTTATCCTACTCCTTTTCAACTTTCAGCGATTTTTTCGGGAATTTGTCGCTCTAATTGGGGGATTTATTTTAGGAATGTTATTTCTTTATGCACTTTACTCAACCAATGGTGTTTGGGATGATTTTGTTGGTATGACTTTGGGTCAGATTGCTGACAATGCCAACCGCAACAGAAGTGTCATTGATATAATATTTTCCAAAGTGAGCAAACTTTTTGACCAGAAAGATTATGTGTGTCGTGGCTGCTCGGGAGATCTGTCTTTTCCCCCACTGTCAGTACTGCTGATGATCTTGATATTTTATGAACTATTGACCAAATCTTTCCAGTGGCGTTCTCCTTCCTTTTTTGCTTTGATCACCGTTATTACCATACCAACTACTATGTGTTTTCTGGGGAAATATCCACTTTATTATAGTTGGATGTCGATGTTTCCCTTGATAATTTGTATTTGCTGGAGTTTTAATAACATTTTAGAAAAAAATACTGGCAAAATTCAGACGACAATTATTAGTATAGCTTTTTTGGTTTTATTGTTTTATGCCAACTTACTAGGACTACCTTACCGAGCGCAAATTACCTTACAACAATGGGAAAATAATGACTATACTAAAGTACAAAACTTTCTTGACAACAAAATCAATCATGAGGAGCATATTTATGCTGATTTTCAAGCATTCTACGCCCTCAAGTCTCGGGGTAAACGAGTTTATTTCCCCCTTTATAATGGGCAGATGACACCAGAGGATAGGGATAATCTTTCATTAATTGTCATTGATCCTAGGGCCAGTGCTAGAGCGCCCTGGAATCCCGGATTAGCAGAAATTGTTGGCGACTCACTCCCCCAGTGGTACGATACAGGAGAACAGTTAGATACAGGCACTTATGGGATGAAATTGTACCGAAAAAGATAA
- a CDS encoding FkbM family methyltransferase translates to MNSEKLQLRSDYQKMLDDLDPQVLQLDRQVFKRLQNLGYTPRVIFDVGASNSGWSYYIKQVLQEAEFYLFEPLIEYSSDYRELISEILRVYPSFHLYKYALGETCGEVTMNVSTDVVSSSLLQTGDESQPTTPISVQMLTIDDAIARLGLPHPQVIKIDTQGSELSILKGAVKTLAKVDVLFLECWLYRGYGQKTPLLTEIADWLLSFNFRLWDVADAYRDQGGVLTTLDCIFVNTQASITPIWYYEN, encoded by the coding sequence ATGAACTCTGAAAAACTGCAATTAAGGTCTGATTATCAAAAAATGCTTGATGACTTAGATCCTCAAGTCCTCCAGTTGGATCGACAGGTATTTAAACGGCTACAAAACCTAGGTTACACCCCAAGGGTGATCTTTGATGTGGGTGCCTCTAATAGTGGCTGGTCCTACTATATCAAACAGGTGCTGCAGGAAGCTGAATTTTATCTCTTTGAACCTCTTATCGAATACAGCAGCGACTATCGGGAATTAATCTCAGAAATTCTGCGAGTCTATCCCTCCTTTCATCTGTATAAATACGCCCTAGGTGAAACCTGCGGCGAGGTGACGATGAATGTTTCCACGGACGTGGTGAGCAGTAGCCTCTTGCAAACCGGTGATGAGAGTCAGCCCACCACCCCCATCTCGGTGCAAATGTTAACAATTGATGACGCAATTGCCCGACTTGGTTTACCCCATCCCCAAGTGATCAAAATTGATACCCAAGGCTCGGAGTTGTCTATACTTAAAGGAGCCGTCAAAACCCTAGCTAAAGTCGATGTTCTCTTTCTCGAATGCTGGCTCTATCGGGGCTATGGCCAAAAAACTCCCCTCTTAACCGAAATCGCCGATTGGTTATTATCCTTTAATTTTCGGCTTTGGGATGTGGCCGATGCCTATCGCGATCAAGGGGGAGTGCTAACCACATTAGATTGTATTTTTGTAAATACTCAAGCCAGTATTACCCCGATTTGGTACTATGAGAACTAG
- a CDS encoding beta strand repeat-containing protein yields MAISTEVYASLNILYASQAPSASDISLWQTDPSLTSLTWEETVLVFANSAAAQQTYPLLAAPGAATDATRRQYVLEVFNNAYGLEEADLNVDEINYWVEWLSLTNPDGTPADSDGNGIPNILDFPIVLNQYQPAAIQQALLNRAEVALDFAAQFQLEGISNFTEEDYNTSWSILETVTAEEASVTAAKAANLVAAAEAGGAGNSEALTAGQDDFTANLFLAAPVNNFGQVNQTLNSGDKLTGSGTNPTLTVLWTGGAESVLPIFTDVETLNVTNTGPVGNLLTILGASVTGLKNVNVADSVSSIVGGFIFSSDFSLTNTQTAVETVSLSRTNADTIITIANAALAGDEDAVTLTLNQAGTVADNAQLTLNPVSGTDGYEQLAIATEGLASTVDLTAVGIEEVTITGDQDLTLTNALANTATKLDASEFEGDLSVISGTGTIDFTGGLGDDTFTVNGFTSADIVDGGEGTNTLEVTAANAEGITAENDNITNIQTLALISPGTAGATLRADLIGDEITTVELGGGTFGAYTIRFNAGNNTLTTLGNTGALDVQAEGTATTDALTLNIDGAEANNLTLTSLTLNNVDRPSEQLTINSTDAPAGHTIGAVTLPDTNGVNNAITITGNSTLTIGGAVTADEIDASGMTDGAALVMNGNSAIAISITGSEGDDRLVGSILRDSISGGGGNNNITGGLGTDQLTGGGGIDTFVQGTADSAARSAISGAAADTFTANGTITFAPVGTSAVPNVDIIRGFVGGANGDILDLNFAAAAVTGIGVANNNLAANTNYFLSGNFTLGTGVFTITSDGGGADTLIIQGNGGANFFGGANASSIVLLGLNSNNLVAANII; encoded by the coding sequence ATGGCAATCAGTACAGAAGTATACGCTTCGTTAAATATTCTTTATGCTTCCCAAGCTCCGTCAGCCTCTGACATTAGCTTGTGGCAGACTGACCCTAGCTTGACATCCCTGACTTGGGAAGAAACGGTTCTTGTTTTCGCCAATTCGGCCGCAGCCCAACAAACCTATCCCCTCTTGGCTGCCCCCGGAGCCGCCACCGATGCCACCAGACGGCAGTACGTTCTAGAGGTTTTTAACAATGCCTACGGCCTAGAAGAAGCCGATTTAAATGTCGACGAGATTAACTACTGGGTTGAATGGCTCAGTCTCACCAATCCCGATGGTACGCCCGCCGACAGCGATGGCAACGGCATCCCCAATATTTTAGATTTTCCCATCGTCCTTAACCAGTACCAGCCCGCTGCCATCCAACAGGCCCTGCTCAACCGGGCAGAAGTAGCCCTCGATTTCGCTGCCCAGTTCCAACTGGAAGGTATTTCTAACTTTACCGAGGAAGACTACAACACCTCTTGGAGCATCCTTGAAACCGTGACCGCAGAAGAGGCTAGTGTTACTGCGGCTAAGGCCGCTAACCTAGTGGCCGCCGCCGAAGCTGGTGGGGCTGGCAATAGCGAAGCCTTGACCGCTGGTCAGGACGATTTCACCGCTAACCTTTTCCTCGCCGCCCCCGTCAACAACTTCGGGCAGGTCAACCAAACCCTGAACAGTGGTGATAAACTAACCGGTTCCGGCACTAACCCCACTTTAACCGTCCTCTGGACTGGTGGTGCTGAAAGCGTCCTACCCATCTTCACCGATGTGGAGACCCTTAACGTTACTAACACGGGTCCTGTCGGTAATCTTTTGACCATTCTGGGAGCCAGTGTCACTGGTCTCAAGAATGTCAATGTTGCTGATAGTGTTTCTAGTATTGTTGGCGGTTTTATTTTCAGTAGCGATTTCTCATTGACCAACACTCAAACCGCAGTGGAAACGGTTTCTCTGAGCCGCACTAATGCTGATACCATCATCACCATCGCCAATGCCGCTCTTGCCGGTGACGAAGATGCGGTGACACTCACCTTGAATCAAGCTGGTACCGTCGCTGATAATGCTCAACTAACTCTTAATCCAGTATCTGGCACCGATGGCTACGAGCAACTAGCGATCGCGACCGAAGGGTTGGCCAGCACCGTTGATCTGACTGCCGTCGGTATTGAGGAAGTAACCATCACTGGGGATCAAGACCTAACCCTCACCAATGCCCTGGCCAACACCGCTACCAAGCTAGATGCCTCCGAGTTTGAGGGTGATTTATCCGTGATATCTGGTACCGGAACCATTGACTTTACAGGTGGTCTCGGTGATGATACTTTCACGGTCAACGGCTTTACCAGTGCGGATATCGTCGATGGTGGTGAAGGGACTAACACCCTAGAAGTGACCGCCGCTAATGCCGAAGGGATTACGGCCGAGAATGACAATATTACCAACATCCAAACCTTAGCCTTAATCAGTCCTGGTACTGCTGGCGCTACCCTACGGGCTGACCTTATCGGTGATGAAATCACTACGGTGGAGCTAGGAGGGGGGACTTTTGGTGCTTATACTATTCGCTTCAACGCGGGCAATAACACCTTAACCACTTTAGGCAACACTGGTGCTTTAGACGTTCAAGCGGAAGGCACTGCCACTACCGATGCCCTCACCCTGAATATCGATGGAGCAGAGGCAAACAATCTCACTTTGACCTCTTTGACGTTAAACAACGTCGATCGACCGAGCGAGCAACTTACCATCAACTCCACCGATGCTCCCGCTGGCCACACAATTGGGGCTGTCACCCTGCCTGATACCAACGGCGTAAATAACGCGATTACCATCACTGGTAACTCCACTTTGACTATTGGTGGTGCAGTGACGGCGGACGAAATCGACGCTTCTGGCATGACCGATGGTGCGGCACTGGTGATGAATGGCAATTCTGCCATTGCCATCTCCATCACTGGTTCGGAAGGCGATGACCGATTAGTTGGTAGTATTTTGCGAGACAGTATTAGCGGTGGGGGTGGTAATAATAATATTACTGGTGGTCTCGGTACAGACCAACTCACCGGTGGCGGCGGTATCGACACATTTGTCCAGGGGACTGCTGACAGTGCGGCTCGATCTGCGATTAGTGGTGCGGCGGCAGATACCTTTACTGCCAATGGAACTATTACCTTTGCACCAGTTGGTACCTCTGCTGTCCCCAACGTCGATATCATCCGAGGATTCGTGGGCGGTGCTAATGGTGACATACTGGACTTGAATTTTGCCGCGGCAGCAGTTACGGGTATTGGCGTAGCGAATAACAATCTGGCGGCTAACACCAACTACTTCTTGTCTGGTAACTTTACCCTTGGCACGGGCGTATTTACTATTACCTCCGATGGCGGTGGTGCCGACACCTTGATCATTCAAGGTAATGGTGGTGCTAACTTCTTTGGGGGCGCTAACGCTTCCTCGATCGTGTTACTTGGCCTTAACAGTAACAACTTAGTGGCTGCTAACATCATCTAG